A window from Microbacterium ginsengiterrae encodes these proteins:
- a CDS encoding sugar transferase, producing the protein MASSSMKGAGSKPNYAHRASPWFDWRRRLARSLAVTDLLALIWVVYGTQIAWLGVGSASVPTDNFFGLPNISYWLFSALLIVVWMWALHLFDSRSHRIIGTGAAEYARVIRASFAVFGSVAIIAFLTRAEVARGYLLISLPVGIALLITVRWLWRQWLISNRRRGAYCANVLLVGSHASVISVLTELQRSPDSGYRVVGACVPSGEVGGTIPGTSIPIMGSVDAIEQALSVTGADTVAVTSTDDLPSDKVKQISWALQAGRQHLVLAPSITDIAGPRIHTRPVAGLPLIHVETPRFTSGQRLTKRMMDILGGFVLIVLASPVLAAVAIAVKATSAGPVLFKQERIGLNGAPFNMLKFRSMHAGADKKLKQLLEAQGTSEQPLFKVKDDPRITPVGRFIRKYSLDELPQLFNVLQGSMSLVGPRPQIAAEVALYSDAARRRLLARPGVTGLWQVSGRSETTWEEAVRLDLYYVENWSVLGDINILARTAKAVISPGESAH; encoded by the coding sequence ATGGCGAGTTCAAGCATGAAGGGCGCGGGTTCGAAACCCAACTACGCACACCGCGCCTCTCCTTGGTTCGACTGGAGGCGGAGGCTTGCTCGGAGTTTGGCAGTTACCGACCTACTGGCGCTCATCTGGGTCGTCTACGGTACGCAGATCGCTTGGCTCGGAGTGGGGAGCGCGTCCGTACCAACTGACAACTTCTTCGGCTTGCCCAATATCTCGTACTGGCTATTTTCGGCGCTCTTGATAGTCGTTTGGATGTGGGCACTGCATCTGTTCGACTCCCGCAGCCACCGCATCATTGGGACGGGAGCAGCGGAGTACGCACGCGTTATTAGAGCGAGCTTCGCGGTTTTCGGCTCGGTCGCCATCATCGCTTTCCTTACGCGGGCAGAGGTCGCCCGCGGATACTTGCTGATCAGCCTTCCAGTCGGCATAGCACTTCTCATCACCGTGAGATGGCTCTGGCGGCAGTGGCTGATCTCTAACCGCCGTCGCGGAGCGTACTGCGCGAATGTTCTCCTGGTTGGCTCCCACGCGTCCGTGATCAGCGTCCTCACAGAGTTGCAGCGTTCCCCTGACTCTGGCTACCGAGTCGTCGGAGCGTGCGTACCTTCTGGCGAGGTGGGAGGGACCATCCCGGGAACATCGATTCCGATAATGGGCTCGGTCGACGCGATCGAACAGGCCCTCTCCGTGACCGGAGCGGACACAGTGGCCGTCACAAGCACCGACGATCTGCCCTCGGACAAAGTTAAGCAGATATCGTGGGCGCTTCAAGCGGGAAGGCAGCACCTAGTGCTCGCGCCTAGCATCACGGACATCGCGGGGCCGAGAATTCATACGCGTCCGGTTGCGGGACTTCCTCTGATCCACGTTGAGACCCCACGATTCACCTCCGGACAGCGTCTCACCAAGAGAATGATGGACATCCTTGGTGGGTTCGTATTGATCGTACTGGCATCGCCAGTTCTCGCGGCCGTTGCGATTGCGGTCAAAGCCACCAGCGCTGGACCCGTACTTTTCAAACAAGAGCGAATCGGCCTCAATGGAGCCCCTTTCAATATGCTCAAGTTCCGTTCCATGCACGCCGGGGCCGATAAAAAGCTGAAGCAACTGCTAGAGGCCCAGGGGACCAGCGAGCAACCGTTATTCAAGGTGAAAGATGACCCTCGTATAACGCCAGTTGGAAGGTTCATCCGAAAGTATTCTCTGGACGAGTTGCCCCAGCTGTTTAACGTTCTGCAAGGGTCAATGAGCCTGGTTGGTCCCCGCCCACAGATTGCGGCCGAGGTAGCTCTATACTCCGATGCCGCCCGAAGACGACTCCTCGCCCGCCCTGGAGTCACAGGCCTGTGGCAGGTGAGCGGTCGATCGGAGACAACATGGGAAGAGGCTGTACGCCTAGACCTCTACTACGTGGAGAACTGGTCGGTCTTGGGCGACATCAACATTCTTGCTCGCACGGCGAAAGCAGTTATTTCTCCCGGGGAGTCTGCGCACTGA
- a CDS encoding polysaccharide biosynthesis tyrosine autokinase has translation MELSDYIRTLRKNWLVILATTLIGLAAAAGYSLTRTPMYESQAVVFVQSQGGGTAAELQQGSNFAQARITTYVSLVREPVVMNPVITELNLNSSASELAARVKSSSPLNSTLIEITVQDGDPVQAAEIANALGDSLAAAVERIDTPAGQEAPIKLTRVRDALASFEPVSPNVALNVALGVLIGLALGVGVAILRTVLDNRVRSPRDIESLTNRPLIGAIPHDPKTKERPIILQADPQNPRSEAFRALRTNLQFLEMDGGHTFVVTSSIPTEGKSTTTINLAIALADSGKRVALLDTDLRKPKVAEYLGIEGGTGLTDVLIGRARVADVLLPWGGRSLYVLPAGKIPPNPSELLGSERMQKLLEALGQEFDVVLCDAPPLLPVTDAAVLSRATSGAIMVVAVGKTTTHQLDGAFEALETVGSKVAGVVMTMVPTKGADAYTYGYGYGYGGYGVYNAEPKKTVKPKRTESRSGKTKSRGRETQPPDDPSATFDELLNPR, from the coding sequence ATGGAGCTCAGCGATTACATCCGCACCCTTCGGAAGAACTGGCTGGTGATCCTGGCGACGACGCTGATCGGGCTTGCCGCGGCGGCCGGATACTCACTTACCCGCACGCCGATGTACGAGTCGCAGGCCGTCGTCTTCGTCCAATCACAGGGGGGCGGAACCGCCGCTGAACTGCAGCAGGGTTCGAACTTTGCCCAGGCGCGCATCACTACCTACGTAAGCCTCGTGCGGGAACCCGTAGTGATGAATCCAGTGATCACGGAGCTGAACCTAAACTCGTCTGCTAGCGAGCTGGCTGCGAGAGTGAAGTCTTCGAGCCCTCTCAACAGCACCCTGATCGAGATCACGGTGCAGGATGGCGATCCCGTTCAGGCAGCGGAAATCGCAAATGCTCTAGGAGACAGCCTCGCCGCAGCCGTCGAACGAATCGATACGCCGGCTGGGCAGGAGGCACCGATCAAGCTCACCCGCGTCCGCGATGCCCTCGCTTCATTCGAACCGGTAAGCCCCAACGTTGCGCTCAACGTCGCGCTCGGCGTGCTCATCGGACTAGCACTTGGAGTCGGCGTCGCGATTCTTCGGACCGTGCTCGACAATCGTGTCCGTTCGCCGCGTGACATCGAGTCACTCACCAATCGACCGCTTATCGGGGCTATCCCGCACGACCCTAAGACGAAGGAACGGCCCATCATCCTACAGGCCGATCCGCAAAACCCTCGCTCGGAGGCCTTCCGTGCGCTGCGCACCAACCTACAGTTCCTCGAGATGGACGGCGGTCACACCTTCGTCGTCACCTCGAGCATCCCGACCGAAGGCAAGTCGACCACGACGATCAACCTTGCGATCGCCCTCGCCGATAGCGGCAAACGCGTTGCCCTACTCGACACCGATCTGCGAAAGCCGAAGGTTGCGGAGTACCTCGGAATCGAAGGCGGCACCGGACTCACCGATGTACTGATTGGTCGCGCACGGGTGGCCGATGTTTTGTTGCCGTGGGGCGGCCGCTCTCTGTATGTGCTACCTGCAGGCAAGATCCCGCCGAATCCGAGCGAACTGTTGGGCTCAGAGAGGATGCAAAAGCTGCTCGAAGCTTTGGGGCAGGAGTTCGATGTCGTACTGTGCGACGCGCCCCCGCTGCTTCCTGTCACAGACGCCGCTGTCCTCTCGCGTGCGACGTCAGGAGCCATAATGGTCGTCGCCGTCGGCAAGACCACGACCCATCAGCTCGACGGCGCCTTCGAAGCACTCGAGACCGTGGGTTCGAAGGTGGCCGGCGTTGTCATGACCATGGTGCCGACGAAGGGCGCAGACGCCTACACCTACGGGTACGGGTACGGCTACGGAGGGTACGGCGTATACAACGCGGAGCCCAAGAAAACGGTCAAACCCAAGCGCACGGAGTCTAGGAGCGGCAAGACTAAATCACGCGGTCGTGAGACCCAGCCACCCGACGACCCGTCGGCTACCTTCGACGAGCTGCTCAACCCCCGCTGA
- a CDS encoding O-antigen ligase family protein: MPSIDPLLFLGLAAVGGIWLVVYIAFSTRRTFNGYRMLSVVLGGAVALGCFATTGTRLGISEATLSALSFATAAVFVAIGIATFVARRPDGSPGQGLLLITLLIAVTGWVSLALNGYSILTYLNPAVSLGILPALVVITQRSGATREQIQALVFRCAAGVVYVSLALAVVAPSIAFGTTNQDARRLSLGPLTHRLSGVAGHPNFLAFVALVVLVISLTTEVRRRAIHIASALATLALTEARNAFLSLAILLLVLFIMNGRRRLLRATLVAPVAAVVLILGQEWLQDDTSTLTSDVATNGRFRVWDLVFTYFPERPIYGWGPVAFRESSDSPLLQANLAHAHNQLLEALAEGGLVGLALMLALTICLAKIAFRHRSHPLYTGTLVILLASYTTQIFLSPHMWGANIGMVPALLVLPIFLSAGRDHTSPDQSGRPSDGAHILAGSPTG; the protein is encoded by the coding sequence ATGCCTTCCATCGACCCGCTCCTGTTTCTCGGTCTCGCCGCAGTGGGCGGGATATGGCTAGTTGTTTACATCGCGTTCTCAACCCGACGGACCTTTAACGGATACCGTATGCTTTCGGTCGTGCTCGGTGGCGCCGTCGCGCTCGGATGCTTCGCTACGACGGGTACGCGTCTGGGTATCTCCGAAGCAACACTGAGTGCGCTGAGCTTTGCGACCGCTGCTGTGTTCGTCGCCATAGGCATAGCGACCTTCGTCGCCCGCCGCCCCGATGGCTCACCCGGCCAAGGACTGTTGCTGATCACGCTCCTGATTGCCGTCACCGGCTGGGTATCCCTTGCCCTGAACGGGTACTCCATTCTGACCTACCTAAACCCCGCGGTGTCGCTCGGCATACTGCCGGCGCTTGTGGTGATCACGCAGCGGAGCGGCGCGACACGCGAACAGATTCAGGCTCTAGTCTTTCGGTGCGCGGCAGGGGTCGTATATGTGAGCCTCGCCCTTGCGGTGGTCGCCCCGAGCATCGCGTTCGGAACCACCAATCAGGACGCTCGGCGACTTTCTCTTGGACCACTTACTCACCGACTCAGCGGCGTCGCCGGTCATCCCAATTTCTTGGCGTTCGTCGCGCTGGTTGTACTGGTCATCTCCCTGACAACCGAGGTCAGGCGCAGGGCGATCCATATCGCCTCGGCTCTTGCCACTCTCGCTCTCACCGAAGCGCGGAACGCATTCCTAAGCCTCGCCATTCTTCTGCTCGTTCTCTTCATAATGAACGGGCGTCGGCGTCTCCTCCGGGCCACACTGGTCGCGCCGGTGGCCGCGGTCGTCCTGATCTTGGGTCAAGAATGGTTGCAAGACGACACGTCCACGTTGACATCTGATGTAGCCACCAATGGGCGGTTCCGAGTTTGGGACCTCGTGTTTACTTACTTCCCGGAACGACCAATCTACGGATGGGGGCCAGTCGCTTTCCGCGAATCATCCGACTCCCCGCTGCTGCAAGCTAACCTCGCCCATGCCCATAACCAACTGCTAGAGGCGCTCGCAGAAGGTGGCCTCGTCGGACTTGCACTGATGCTCGCGCTGACGATCTGCCTCGCAAAGATCGCGTTCCGTCACCGCTCCCACCCGTTATACACCGGTACGCTCGTGATATTGCTAGCGAGTTACACCACCCAGATATTCTTGAGCCCGCACATGTGGGGCGCCAACATCGGGATGGTTCCTGCGCTACTGGTCCTACCTATCTTCCTGAGCGCCGGCCGCGACCACACCTCACCGGACCAATCTGGTCGACCTTCCGACGGGGCCCACATCTTGGCCGGCTCCCCCACGGGCTAG
- a CDS encoding CPBP family intramembrane glutamic endopeptidase: MSYSAAASSTRAARMGSRRRPWWRGGSSVRRWSIDMLGWALVALGAGLLGGALLGGLLGTVVLWVALLVPIVLAYRRGIPRGLLVFRAVDLIYGVVLGTILRLAQGLLANAFGGSGALPSYPSLDGMLPAGWWLEDLLGGAMVAPVIEEFFFRGFLLIVIFTLVRRLAGAHRAAIGLGAVVGVIASTAVFVLTHALTAAQHTSDLIGLTLVGLVCGALVVTTGRILPAVLVHAIYNASGVLLAVAGTLLG, from the coding sequence ATGTCCTACTCCGCTGCAGCCTCATCGACCAGAGCCGCTCGTATGGGCAGCCGGCGCCGCCCATGGTGGCGCGGCGGCTCGTCCGTCCGTCGCTGGAGCATCGACATGCTCGGCTGGGCGCTCGTGGCGCTGGGGGCCGGATTGCTCGGCGGTGCCCTGCTTGGTGGCCTGCTTGGAACAGTGGTGTTGTGGGTGGCCCTCCTCGTCCCGATCGTGCTCGCGTACCGGAGAGGAATCCCACGCGGGCTGCTGGTCTTCCGGGCCGTCGACTTGATCTACGGGGTCGTGCTCGGGACCATCTTGCGGCTGGCGCAGGGGCTGCTCGCCAACGCCTTCGGTGGATCAGGTGCGCTTCCTTCCTATCCGTCACTGGACGGAATGCTTCCCGCTGGCTGGTGGCTGGAAGATCTGCTCGGCGGCGCGATGGTTGCGCCGGTTATCGAAGAATTCTTCTTTCGCGGGTTCCTCCTTATTGTCATCTTCACCCTTGTCCGACGACTCGCTGGCGCACACCGTGCAGCCATCGGACTGGGAGCCGTCGTCGGGGTAATTGCGTCGACCGCCGTATTCGTGCTCACGCACGCGCTCACGGCGGCGCAACACACGTCTGACCTGATCGGCCTTACATTGGTTGGCCTTGTCTGCGGCGCGCTCGTTGTCACGACGGGCCGTATCTTGCCCGCTGTGCTCGTGCACGCGATCTATAACGCAAGTGGCGTCCTGCTTGCGGTCGCGGGAACGCTTCTGGGATGA
- a CDS encoding oligosaccharide flippase family protein produces MSGRGKSLARGSAWMLGSQAITFLSQLVYVAVTSRLISAAGFGAYAVAASVTALVGLLTNGGIAQAAMRADRLSDRDSSSLTSIALLLGAGGAAFTVATAELWGTIWGVPSASRLLIASAPILLLSPISLLAQGLVRRLGGFRLLALVSASVSVVSLGISAGLAVVMRDPISLVIAPALTMFLTLVVLQARTKALRRPRALQRAVISHLQFTWRVTVGGILSYLGMNLPKFFITRSFGAPELGVWNRAESAVLSPFQMLQKALAQTIYPELRNVTRSENTGNAAKFSDLLIVVSWVTVLPAALVAVLVPPLLPLFLGPEWQPAIQLAVAMAILAGLTAMTSILSSALEVAGKFKVTYASQVVQILIVTTGCIAMLITGEIQLVIWGMIAATVMRHTINLTAACRLGYADARVLSRGYWGVALGAVCVAAVVAGGVLVVVLHAPAWIAILYGFGVAGLGAIAFLVRERLPPIALARKYGLI; encoded by the coding sequence ATGAGTGGACGCGGGAAAAGTCTTGCTCGCGGATCGGCATGGATGCTCGGTAGCCAGGCGATCACCTTCTTATCTCAATTGGTCTATGTTGCGGTCACATCGCGGCTGATCTCCGCCGCAGGTTTCGGGGCGTACGCCGTAGCAGCTTCCGTCACGGCGCTTGTTGGCTTGCTCACGAACGGCGGCATCGCCCAAGCAGCCATGCGCGCTGATAGATTGTCAGACCGAGATAGTTCTTCGCTGACCTCGATTGCCCTACTCTTGGGCGCCGGTGGTGCGGCGTTCACCGTCGCCACGGCGGAGCTGTGGGGAACGATTTGGGGTGTTCCCTCGGCAAGCCGGCTGCTCATCGCGAGTGCACCGATTCTGTTGTTGTCACCGATTTCTCTGCTTGCGCAAGGGCTGGTACGCAGGCTCGGCGGGTTCCGGCTCCTGGCTCTCGTGTCCGCATCCGTGTCAGTCGTGTCTCTGGGGATCTCCGCCGGGCTTGCAGTTGTCATGCGCGATCCGATTTCGTTGGTCATCGCGCCGGCTCTGACCATGTTCCTAACTCTGGTGGTATTGCAAGCCCGAACTAAGGCTTTGCGCCGCCCGCGAGCGCTTCAAAGGGCTGTAATAAGTCATCTCCAATTCACCTGGAGGGTGACAGTGGGTGGAATCCTTTCCTACCTAGGAATGAACCTGCCGAAGTTTTTCATTACGCGTTCCTTCGGGGCGCCTGAACTGGGGGTGTGGAATAGGGCCGAGAGCGCTGTGCTTTCGCCATTTCAGATGCTTCAGAAGGCGCTCGCACAAACGATCTATCCCGAGTTGCGCAATGTGACGAGAAGCGAAAACACAGGGAACGCCGCGAAGTTCTCGGATCTTCTGATCGTCGTCTCTTGGGTTACGGTCCTTCCGGCGGCGCTGGTCGCTGTGTTGGTCCCGCCGCTTCTTCCATTATTCCTGGGACCCGAATGGCAGCCGGCAATTCAGCTCGCTGTCGCGATGGCTATTCTTGCTGGCCTCACGGCAATGACTTCGATCCTCAGTTCCGCGCTTGAGGTGGCGGGCAAGTTCAAGGTCACATATGCGAGCCAGGTAGTGCAGATCCTCATAGTAACGACGGGATGTATCGCCATGCTCATTACTGGCGAAATTCAACTAGTGATCTGGGGGATGATCGCGGCCACCGTTATGAGGCACACTATCAACCTGACGGCCGCTTGCAGGCTCGGGTATGCCGACGCCAGGGTCCTGTCTCGGGGGTACTGGGGGGTCGCTCTTGGAGCAGTCTGTGTGGCTGCAGTGGTGGCCGGCGGCGTGCTAGTAGTTGTCCTACACGCGCCAGCTTGGATCGCCATCCTTTACGGCTTCGGAGTTGCGGGTCTCGGCGCAATCGCCTTCCTTGTTCGCGAGAGGCTTCCTCCGATCGCGCTTGCCCGGAAGTACGGCTTGATCTAG
- a CDS encoding acetylxylan esterase has protein sequence MPLTDMPLEDLRSYRPDVAAPADFDDFWASTIAESRAAATDPVLAPAETPITQLIVEDLTFSGFRGEPIRAWVTRPRTHAALPAIVEYIGYGGGRGIAGERLQWASAGYVHVLMDTRGQGSNWGSGGDTPDPHGSDGATTGFMTRGILDPAQYYYRRLFTDAVMAVDAVRSLPFVDAARVSVTGASQGGGITLAAAALHGEVFAAMPDVPFLCHFRRSVELTPDNPYREIERYLAVHRDRVEQAFQTLSYFDGVNFAQRLTQPALFSVALMDGIVLPSSVFAAFNHVASQDAEIEVYSFNGHEGGQHAHWVRQAGWLASRLEA, from the coding sequence GTGCCGCTGACTGACATGCCCCTGGAAGACCTCCGCTCCTACCGCCCCGACGTGGCTGCTCCCGCCGACTTCGACGACTTCTGGGCGTCGACGATCGCGGAGTCCCGCGCTGCGGCGACCGACCCGGTGCTCGCGCCGGCGGAGACGCCGATCACGCAGCTGATCGTCGAGGACCTCACGTTCTCGGGGTTCAGAGGCGAGCCGATCCGGGCGTGGGTGACGCGTCCGCGCACCCACGCCGCGCTCCCAGCGATCGTGGAGTACATCGGTTACGGCGGAGGCCGCGGGATCGCCGGCGAACGCCTGCAGTGGGCGAGCGCCGGTTACGTTCACGTCCTCATGGACACGCGCGGTCAGGGGTCGAACTGGGGTTCCGGCGGCGACACTCCGGATCCGCATGGTTCGGACGGCGCGACGACGGGCTTCATGACGCGGGGCATCCTCGATCCCGCGCAGTACTACTATCGGCGCCTGTTCACGGATGCCGTGATGGCGGTGGATGCGGTGCGATCCCTCCCCTTCGTCGACGCCGCTCGGGTCAGCGTGACCGGTGCGAGCCAGGGCGGCGGCATCACGCTGGCTGCGGCGGCGCTGCACGGCGAGGTGTTCGCGGCGATGCCCGACGTGCCGTTCCTGTGCCACTTCCGTCGGTCGGTCGAGCTGACTCCCGACAACCCGTACCGGGAGATCGAGCGCTACCTGGCCGTCCATCGCGACCGCGTCGAGCAAGCGTTCCAGACTCTCTCCTATTTCGACGGGGTGAACTTCGCGCAACGCCTGACCCAGCCCGCACTGTTCTCGGTGGCGCTGATGGACGGGATCGTGCTGCCGTCAAGCGTCTTCGCAGCGTTCAATCATGTCGCGTCGCAGGATGCCGAGATCGAGGTCTATTCGTTCAACGGGCACGAGGGCGGTCAGCACGCGCACTGGGTGCGTCAGGCCGGGTGGCTCGCTTCTCGGCTCGAGGCTTAG